One segment of Bradyrhizobium sp. CB2312 DNA contains the following:
- a CDS encoding sugar transferase — MSELANTGCARTAAPALRLRRLVDILCAGTAMVVFLPIFLLTALAIWTEGGRPIFYSQLRLGLNGLPFRMYKFRKFRADCDDRGSPLTAMNDDRMTTIGRVLAAFKLDEFPQLWNILRGDMSFVGPRPETLAFADCFRNGFEKILEHKPGLVGPCQILFRHENTLFPQDGDVADFYRKVLFPAKAKIDLAYYPNRTIMSDLWWVVQTAWIIVGEPLLSCIRKDRPDGRGRKPTGYIGGTLVSKADGCSNDE; from the coding sequence ATGAGCGAACTGGCGAATACGGGGTGCGCACGAACAGCGGCTCCGGCACTGCGGTTGCGGCGCCTCGTCGATATCCTCTGTGCCGGAACGGCGATGGTGGTGTTCCTGCCGATCTTCTTGCTTACTGCGCTCGCAATCTGGACCGAAGGCGGGCGTCCGATCTTTTATTCCCAGTTGCGTCTTGGACTGAACGGATTGCCGTTCCGCATGTACAAGTTCAGGAAGTTCAGAGCCGATTGCGACGATCGCGGAAGTCCGCTTACGGCGATGAACGACGACCGCATGACAACGATCGGCAGAGTACTGGCTGCGTTCAAGCTGGACGAGTTTCCGCAGCTCTGGAACATCCTGCGGGGCGACATGTCATTCGTCGGTCCAAGGCCGGAAACGCTGGCATTTGCGGATTGTTTCCGAAACGGATTTGAAAAGATTCTCGAGCACAAGCCAGGCCTTGTCGGACCGTGCCAAATTCTGTTCCGACACGAAAATACGCTATTCCCTCAAGATGGCGATGTAGCCGACTTCTATAGGAAGGTCTTGTTTCCCGCCAAGGCGAAGATCGACCTGGCATACTACCCCAATCGAACCATTATGTCCGATCTCTGGTGGGTTGTTCAAACCGCCTGGATCATTGTGGGAGAGCCGCTCCTCAGCTGCATACGAAAAGACCGGCCAGACGGCCGTGGCAGAAAGCCTACCGGATATATCGGTGGCACGCTCGTTTCAAAAGCCGATGGGTGTTCAAATGACGAATGA
- a CDS encoding NAD(P)-dependent oxidoreductase, which translates to MARSFQKPMGVQMTNERRTALLVGGAGYVGSVITGHLLRNGWHVRCLDQLIYRNESCVWPYLSYPQYEFLHGDIRDPRLAAQALKNVDDVVLLAGLVGDPITSKYPDESHSINRNGVGFFIDAVQHHPVDRLVFVSTCSNYGLVEEDTAVDENYPLAPLSLYAKHKVEMEQKILGLKGKVDFHPTVLRFATAFGLSSRMRFDLTVNEFVRELHLGNELLVFDPKTWRPYCHVRDFARAIEQVLRAPTSKVAFEVFNVGCEENNFTKLMVVEEIMRHIPRSKVTYQERGADPRNYRVNFDKIRRVLNFSPEISVQQGISEILAALSQGLFDNVEEQRHFFGNYEIFLPTALADLKRAV; encoded by the coding sequence GTGGCACGCTCGTTTCAAAAGCCGATGGGTGTTCAAATGACGAATGAAAGGCGAACTGCGCTGCTCGTGGGTGGGGCCGGCTATGTGGGCTCAGTGATCACCGGTCATCTCCTTAGGAACGGCTGGCATGTTCGCTGCCTCGATCAGCTCATCTACAGGAACGAGAGCTGTGTCTGGCCTTATCTGAGCTATCCGCAATACGAATTCTTGCACGGCGATATTCGCGATCCGCGTCTCGCCGCCCAGGCCTTGAAGAACGTTGACGATGTCGTTCTGCTCGCCGGCCTCGTCGGCGACCCCATCACGAGCAAGTATCCTGACGAGAGCCACTCTATCAATCGAAACGGCGTCGGGTTCTTCATCGACGCCGTTCAACATCACCCTGTCGATCGGCTCGTCTTTGTGTCCACCTGCTCGAATTATGGCCTTGTGGAGGAGGACACCGCGGTCGACGAGAATTACCCGCTTGCGCCACTTTCCCTTTACGCCAAGCACAAGGTCGAGATGGAGCAGAAGATCCTAGGCCTCAAAGGAAAGGTTGATTTTCATCCAACGGTCCTGCGCTTTGCGACCGCTTTTGGTCTTTCCTCGCGAATGCGGTTCGATCTCACCGTCAACGAATTTGTGCGCGAACTCCATTTGGGGAACGAACTGCTGGTGTTCGACCCAAAGACCTGGCGCCCATACTGTCACGTTCGTGATTTTGCCCGCGCGATCGAACAAGTCCTCCGCGCCCCCACCAGCAAAGTTGCTTTCGAAGTCTTCAACGTGGGCTGTGAGGAGAACAACTTCACCAAGCTGATGGTGGTCGAGGAGATCATGAGGCATATCCCGCGATCGAAAGTGACCTATCAGGAACGCGGCGCGGACCCCCGGAATTACCGGGTGAATTTCGACAAGATCCGGCGGGTGTTGAATTTCAGTCCTGAAATCAGCGTCCAGCAAGGCATCAGCGAGATTCTCGCGGCCTTGAGCCAGGGCCTGTTCGACAACGTCGAAGAGCAGAGACACTTCTTCGGGAACTACGAGATCTTCCTTCCCACCGCCCTCGCTGACCTGAAGAGGGCGGTCTAA
- a CDS encoding polysaccharide biosynthesis/export family protein codes for MKCKKRSKCSAGLLLGPCAAILLIATSGQSLAAPYKLEPGDTIEISIGGLPDQRSRTQIQMDGTIPLPGGGSVEVAGLTPAQMQSRIETLLQARILRQRLTDGRDQAFVVKPGDVMATVAEYRPVYVSGDVLTPGQQAYRASMTVRQAVAVAGGFSLLRSRGVQPGAADPADLVRDYQSLATEYTKEYFHIVRTVAELDGRDTFDATPPTDISLPANVISSVVQAESDSLKTSQNDYRTERRFLEDAVKQTDAQFATLKKQQEGEEKGVQADEEELERVMKAFGSGLLASPRVSESRRALLLSSTRRLQTSVELMRLQRQREDFLRQTERVTSQRTINLLKEQKDSNVRLADLRVRMQALSQKLQPIGGSGAIPVNAGELNPDVVVVRRQGQKWSRIPASVDFDVEPGDVIEVALRPAARLSN; via the coding sequence ATGAAGTGCAAAAAGCGGAGCAAGTGCTCTGCCGGCCTCCTGCTAGGTCCGTGCGCGGCAATTTTGCTCATCGCGACAAGTGGACAGTCCCTTGCCGCGCCTTACAAGCTCGAACCCGGCGATACCATCGAGATTTCGATCGGCGGCCTCCCGGACCAACGCAGCCGTACACAAATCCAGATGGACGGAACCATTCCCCTTCCGGGAGGGGGATCGGTTGAAGTTGCGGGCCTGACCCCCGCCCAGATGCAGAGCCGCATCGAGACGCTGCTGCAAGCAAGGATACTGCGTCAGCGGCTGACCGACGGACGCGACCAGGCATTCGTGGTCAAGCCGGGCGATGTCATGGCAACCGTAGCGGAATACCGGCCGGTCTACGTTTCCGGCGATGTACTCACACCTGGGCAGCAGGCCTATCGAGCTTCGATGACCGTGCGCCAGGCGGTGGCAGTCGCCGGCGGCTTCAGCCTGCTGCGATCACGCGGTGTGCAACCTGGCGCCGCCGACCCCGCGGATCTCGTGCGGGACTACCAGTCTCTCGCCACCGAATACACCAAGGAATACTTCCACATCGTCCGAACCGTTGCGGAGCTCGACGGCCGCGATACTTTCGATGCGACGCCCCCCACCGACATCTCGCTGCCTGCGAACGTGATCAGTTCGGTCGTTCAAGCCGAGAGCGACTCTCTGAAGACCTCCCAAAACGACTACCGCACGGAACGACGGTTCCTCGAGGACGCCGTCAAGCAAACGGACGCGCAGTTCGCCACCCTTAAGAAACAGCAGGAAGGTGAAGAGAAGGGCGTGCAGGCCGACGAAGAAGAGCTCGAACGGGTCATGAAGGCATTCGGCTCCGGACTGCTGGCCAGCCCTCGCGTCAGCGAGAGCCGGCGCGCTTTGTTGCTGTCCTCGACCCGGCGCCTGCAGACGAGCGTCGAACTCATGCGGCTCCAGCGCCAACGTGAGGACTTCCTGCGGCAGACCGAACGCGTGACCAGTCAGCGCACGATCAACCTGCTCAAGGAGCAGAAAGATTCGAATGTTCGATTGGCGGATCTGCGCGTCAGAATGCAGGCCCTCAGTCAAAAACTGCAGCCGATCGGCGGCTCGGGTGCCATCCCGGTCAATGCAGGTGAACTCAATCCTGACGTGGTCGTCGTACGGCGGCAGGGTCAGAAATGGAGCAGGATTCCCGCATCCGTAGATTTTGACGTGGAGCCCGGTGACGTGATCGAAGTCGCATTGCGCCCAGCGGCGAGACTCTCCAATTGA
- a CDS encoding helix-turn-helix transcriptional regulator: protein MFNLSQALPRTIALQSHSSEAIFNPTNPLPSVHSGANNHKQDGLRGVLARIGCGQVLLRRGRVVELSPAGRAILERESRANATHETLYGAVKELVNRAGAQFPAGSTSWLATSTKEGFTALINQVANAWSDETIALILLDLDAHPEPSPRTLQRLFGFTAAETQLAIELARGNNLIDIARTRRLSRTTVRSQLASLFAKTQTRRQADLIALLGRLAVLP from the coding sequence ATGTTCAACTTGAGCCAAGCATTGCCAAGGACCATTGCCTTGCAAAGTCATTCATCGGAAGCGATATTCAATCCTACAAATCCCTTACCGTCTGTTCATTCTGGAGCCAACAACCACAAGCAGGATGGCCTGCGCGGGGTGCTGGCGCGGATCGGTTGCGGACAGGTCCTGCTCAGGCGCGGACGAGTCGTCGAACTCAGTCCAGCCGGACGCGCGATATTGGAACGTGAGTCTCGCGCCAATGCGACCCACGAAACGCTCTATGGCGCTGTCAAGGAGCTGGTCAACCGCGCAGGCGCACAATTTCCAGCGGGCTCGACTTCCTGGCTGGCGACATCGACCAAGGAAGGGTTCACCGCTCTGATCAACCAGGTCGCGAACGCATGGTCCGACGAGACCATCGCGCTGATCCTGCTGGATCTCGACGCGCACCCGGAGCCTTCGCCACGAACGCTGCAGCGTCTGTTCGGATTCACTGCTGCGGAAACTCAGCTCGCAATCGAGTTGGCGAGAGGCAACAACCTGATCGATATTGCTCGTACGCGACGACTAAGTCGAACGACAGTACGCTCACAGCTTGCTTCTCTGTTCGCGAAAACGCAGACACGCCGGCAGGCCGACCTCATCGCGCTGTTGGGGCGTCTCGCCGTTTTGCCTTAG
- a CDS encoding glycosyltransferase, with translation MAPHLLCVGGEDHALRIPFLLALQNRGLRVSAAGTGAAGAFAENGISYHQYQFDRFGVGLSDSASMGQLAQVVKRACPDVIQTFDTKPNLLAPLALRGSVPVVRTINGMGWVFSSTEPRALAFRPFYLAMQRLAACWTAATVFQNKADKSFFHRYRLLGKSLSTVIGSSGIDTAAFETAQARMASPAVLRAELGLDDAEIVVTVSRLTVQKGIATLLEAAQIVHQVRPKARFLLVGPRESEGPFAIDQALIERHAPYVVATGARSDIPALLGIADLFAFPTEYREGIPRVLLEAGLAGVPIVASRMPGCDDVVVEDWNGRLVPPRDPRALAAAILDLLQDSAHAKIMGQRSIEMVRQEFDLNVVADRYAEVYSHLLSLSRSCDERVAAYSSSAVQ, from the coding sequence ATGGCGCCGCACTTGCTCTGCGTAGGAGGCGAGGATCACGCTCTGCGAATCCCTTTCCTGCTGGCTCTGCAGAACCGCGGCCTGCGGGTGAGCGCGGCAGGAACAGGTGCAGCAGGTGCTTTCGCAGAGAATGGCATCTCCTATCATCAATATCAGTTCGACAGATTTGGCGTGGGTCTTTCCGACAGCGCTTCGATGGGACAGCTGGCGCAGGTCGTGAAGCGCGCCTGTCCCGACGTCATCCAGACGTTTGACACCAAGCCAAACCTGCTCGCACCATTGGCGCTTCGCGGCTCCGTGCCCGTTGTGCGTACGATTAACGGAATGGGATGGGTATTTTCCTCGACAGAACCGAGAGCTCTGGCCTTCCGTCCCTTCTATCTTGCCATGCAACGCCTGGCTGCCTGCTGGACCGCAGCAACGGTATTCCAGAACAAAGCCGACAAGAGCTTCTTCCACAGATACCGTCTTCTTGGAAAAAGCCTGTCAACGGTCATCGGAAGCTCGGGAATCGATACCGCCGCCTTCGAGACGGCTCAGGCGCGGATGGCTTCGCCTGCGGTGCTACGGGCCGAACTCGGGCTGGACGATGCCGAAATCGTGGTTACCGTAAGTCGCCTAACCGTACAGAAGGGCATCGCGACGCTGCTCGAAGCGGCGCAAATCGTTCATCAGGTCCGGCCAAAGGCTCGCTTCCTGCTGGTCGGTCCGCGCGAAAGTGAGGGCCCATTCGCCATAGACCAGGCACTGATTGAACGCCATGCACCCTATGTGGTTGCGACCGGTGCGAGATCCGATATCCCGGCGCTTCTGGGCATCGCCGACCTCTTTGCCTTTCCGACCGAATATCGCGAAGGCATTCCTCGCGTTCTACTGGAAGCCGGGCTGGCCGGCGTACCGATCGTCGCTTCCCGCATGCCTGGGTGCGATGATGTCGTCGTCGAAGACTGGAACGGCCGCCTTGTCCCGCCGCGCGACCCGCGCGCACTCGCGGCAGCAATTCTCGATCTGCTCCAGGATTCCGCTCATGCCAAGATCATGGGTCAGCGCTCGATCGAGATGGTGCGGCAGGAGTTTGACCTGAACGTCGTGGCCGATCGCTATGCGGAGGTCTACAGCCACCTACTTTCTCTCAGCCGCTCATGTGACGAACGGGTGGCCGCCTACAGCAGCAGTGCAGTACAATGA